The following are encoded in a window of Rhinolophus sinicus isolate RSC01 linkage group LG12, ASM3656204v1, whole genome shotgun sequence genomic DNA:
- the MTERF3 gene encoding transcription termination factor 3, mitochondrial: MALLTQWIPRWFNSIKLNSFITSTQLRNCFPRPGKTLLHEFSAQPRMSSDNFFLQWGFKTYRNSSIWNNSSQSTISIRQEINSAQNTMLPSMNEQSLKTQKIPNFDSELSLEGLDNVPPLSPLQPISEEEAVQITADPPLPPVSFTLRDYVDHSETLQKLVLLGVDLSKIEKHPDAANCLLRMDFENDIKQILLFLKDLGIEDNQLGPFLTKNYAIFSEDLKNLKTRVAYLQSKNFNKADITQMVRNAPFLLNFSVERLDNRLGFFQKELELSVKKIRDLVVRLPRLLTGSLEPVKENMKVYRLELGFKRNEIQHMITKIPKMLTINKRKLTETFDYVHNVMSIPHHVIVRFPQVFNTRLFKVKERHMFLTYLGRAQYDPAKPNYISLDKLVSMPDEVFCEEIAKTSVQDFEKFLKTL; the protein is encoded by the exons ATGGCCCTGTTGACCCAGTGGATACCCAGGTGGTTCAATTCAATTAAATTGAATAGTTTCATTACTTCTACACAACTCAGAAATTGTTTTCCGAGACCTGGAAAAACATTATTGCATGAATTTTCTGCTCAGCCTCGGATGTCCTCTGATAATTTCTTTCTCCAATGGGGATTTAAGACTTACAGGAACTCCTCCATTTGGAATAATAGTTCCCAGTCTACCATCTCAATTAGGCAAGAGATTAATTCTGCCCAAAACACtatgcttccttccatgaatgaACAGTCACTGAAGACACAAAAGATACCCAACTTTGATTCTGAGCTGTCTCTAGAAG GACTGGACAATGTGCCTCCACTGTCTCCATTGCAGCCAATTTCCGAGGAGGAGGCTGTTCAGATTACTGCAGATCCCCCATTGCCCCCCGTTTCATTCACACTTCGAGACTATGTGGATCATTCTGAGACTCTGCAGAAGTTAGTGCTTCTAG GAGTGGACTTGTCCAAGATAGAAAAACATCCAGATGCAGCCAACTGCCTTCTGAGAATGGATTTTGAAAACGACATTAAGCAAATACTCCTATTTCTTAAAGATCTGGGTATAGAGGATAACCAACTGGGACCATTCCTTACTAAAAATTATGCTATTTTCTCTGAAGACCTTAAAAACCTTAAGACCAG agtGGCTTATCTACAGTCAAAAAATTTCAATAAGGCAGATATTACACAGATGGTCAGAAATGCACCATTTTTGCTGAATTTTTCAGTGGAAAGACTGGATAACAGATTGGGATTTTTTCAGAAAGAACTTGAACTTAGTGTGAAGAAG ATTAGGGATCTGGTAGTTCGTCTCCCAAGGCTACTAACGGGAAGTCTGGAGCCTGTGAAGGAAAATATGAAG GTGTATCGTCTTGAACTAGGTTTTAAACGTAATGAAATTCAACATATGATTACCAAAATCCCAAAGATGttaactataaataaaagaaaacttacgGAGACTTTCGATTATGTGCACAATGTGATGAGCATTCCCCACCACGTCATTGTCAGGTTCCCACAG gtgTTTAATACAAGGTTGtttaaagtcaaagaaagacataTGTTTCTGACTTATTTAGGAAGAGCACAGTATGATCCAGCAAAACCTAACTACATTTCTTTGGACAAACTGGTATCAATGCCTGATGAAGTATTTTGTGAAGAAATTGCCAAAACTTCAGTACAGGACtttgaaaaattcttaaaaactctttag